The sequence GTGCTGACCTTTGATCTGACGGAGGGTCGTGGCGGCGCGGAGGCTCCGCCGCGGCTGGATACCGATGTGCTGGTGTGCGCCGATGTGGCGAAGCGCGAGGCGGCCCGGCGCGGGATCAGTCCCGAGCATGAAGCGGTGCTGTACGTGCTGCACGCCATCCTGCACTGCCTGGGGCACGACGATCACACTCCCGCGGGGTTCGCCCGCATGCACGCGGCGGAAGACGGAGTGCTGAGCGCTCTCGGTGTGGGCCCTGTCTTCGGTGTGCCGGAGAACCGCGAGTGAGTGCGCTGTGGGTGCTCATCGCGTCGACGGTCCTCGCTGGGATGCTCGCCACGCTGCACTATGCGTTGGCGGACCTGGCGCGCGCCTCGCTCGAAGAAATCGCCTCGGTCAAGAACCGTCCCGCCGCGACGCGGCGCGTGGACGCGATCCTCCGCGATGTCTCGGGCCATTCGAGGGCGATCGCGGTGCCCATGATCCTGTGCCTCGCCGCGGCCGTGGCCGCCGCGGTGGAGGAGACGACCAACCTGCGGTCGGGCACGGGCATGCCGGTCACGCACGCCGACGAGATCATCGGCGTGCTCGCGGCGTCGCTGATTCTGTGGGTGCTGTGCGTGTCGCTGCCGATGTCGATCGCCTGGCACGCGGGCGAGCGGCTGGTCTACGCCTGGTCGCCGCTGGTGCGCGGGATCTACCACCTGGGCGCGCCGCTGCGTGCCCTCGGGCGGTTCCTGGACGAGATGGTGAAGCGGCTCGCGGGGGTCCAGGGCGACACTCGCAACGAGGTGCTGCAGGCCGAGTTGATGAGCGTTGTCGAGGAGGGGGAGCGCGAGGGGCAGATCGACCTTGAGCAGCGCGAGATGATCGAGGCGGTCGTCGAGTTCCGGAACCTCACCGCCAAGCAGGTCATGACCCCGCGCACCGAGATCGAGGCGTTCGAGGAGACGAACGAGCTCGGCGCCGTCACGCGGATCATCAAGGAGATCGGCCACTCCCGCATCCCGGTCTACCAGGGGTCGCTGGACAATGTCGTCGGCATCTTCTACGTCAAGGACCTGATGCGCTGGCTCGCCGGCGACGGCACGCACGCGCCCGGCAAGCCCTTCTCGCTCCGGGCCATCCTGCGGCCCGCGCTGTTCGTGCCGGAAACCAAGCCCGTCCGCGAGCTGCTCCGCGAGCTGCTCAAGAAGAAGGTCCACATCGCCATGGTCGCGGACGAGTTCGGCGGCACCGCCGGGCTGGTCACCATCGAGGACATGGTCGAGGAGATCGTCGGCGACATCCGGGACGAGTACGAGCCGACCGAACCGGAAAAGCCCGACGTCGAGGTGAAGCTGCACGAGCGCACCGCCGAGGTGGATGCGCGGGCGTACATCGACGATGTAAACGACGCCCTGTTGCCGCTGGGCTGGTCGCTGCCCGAGGGGGACGACTACGACACCGTCGGCGGGTTTGTGATCACCACGCTGGGCCGCATCCCCGAGCAGGGCGAGTCATTCCGGCACGACCGCGCCACGGTGACCGTGCTCGAGGCCTCGCCGACCCGCGTCCTCAAGGTCCGGCTGGAGGTCGGCCAGGACGACGACGATCACCACCATGATGAGGATGATGAGCCTGCCAGCCGCAACGGGGGGCCGGTCCCCCAGCGCCCCGGCGATCGGCCCGCGGAACCTCGCACCCAGTAAGCACTCGCCGCCCGGTTCGGCGGTGCGGCTGGCGCTCCCTCGTTTGCCCGGGCCGTGCCTCTAGACTTGGCCCATGCCGCTGCGCCTGTACAACACGCTGACCCGGACGATCGAACCCCTCGCGCCCCGCGACCCGGCGATGGTCACGTTCTACACCTGCGGCCCGACGGTGTACGACGACGCCCACATCGGCAACTTCCGCTCGTTCCTCGCCGCGGACCTGCTGCGCCGCTTCATCGAGTCGCCCATGTGCGAACTCGCAAGCCAAGACGGCTCGCCGAGCAAGGGCCCGCGGCGGGTCGTGCACGTCATGAACATCACCGACGTCGGCCACATGACCGACGACGCCGAGGGGGGCGAGCACGGCGAGGACCGGATGGCGGTCGCGGGCCGCCGGCTCGCGGAGGCCAAGAAGGCGGGCAAGCTGCCCGCGAGCGTCGAGATCAATCCGAACGACCCGTACGCCATCGCGGCGTTCTACGCGGAACGGTTCATGGAGGACGCCAGGAGGCTGGGGCTCAAGGTCGCCATCGAGGCCCGGACCGATCCGACGCTGATGCCCTTGGCCACCGCCAACATCGGCGGGATGGTCGCCGCGGTGCAGCGGCTGATCGAGCGCGGCCACGCGTACGTCGTCGGCGAAACGGGCGCCCGCGTCGTTTACTTCCGCGTCCGCTCGTTCCCCTCCTACGGCCGGCTCTCGGGCAACACGCTCGACGCGCTGCGGGCCGGCGAGGGCGGTCGCGTGCTGGCCGAGAACCAGGCCGGCAAGGAGCACCCGGCGGACTTCCTGCTGTGGAAGGAGGATCCGAGCCACATCATGAAGTGGGACTCGCCGTGGGGCAAGGGCTACCCGGGGTGGCACATCGAGTGCACGGTCATGGCCGCGAGCCGCCTGCTTGGCCCCTCGGTGTTCGGGGATCTTCTCAGGGGATCCGGCGCCACGGGCGGCATCATCGACCTGCACTCGGGCGGCGAGGACAACATCTTTCCGCACCACGAGTGCGAGATCGCCCAGTCCTGCGGTGCGTTCAACACGGAGGAGTCCATCCAATCGGGCGAGGCGACGTTCTCCCGGCTCTGGTTCCACCCGCGGTTCCTGCTCGTCGAGGGGACGAAGATGTCCAAGAGCAAGGGCAACTTCTTCACCGCGCGGGACCTGTTTGCCCGCGGCGTCGAGCCCGCGGCCCTGCGCCTCGAACTCATCAAGACCCACTACCGCAGCAACGCTAACTTCACGTTGCAGGGCCTCACGGATTCCCAACGCACGATCGACCGCTGGCGCCGCATGCTCGAATCGCCGGAGCCCGGCAACGGCGACGGCGCGCGGCGGGATCGCTGCGCCCGCGAGTTCGCCGAAGCGATGCACGAGGATCTCAACATCGCCGCGGCGCTCGGGGCGTTGAACTCGTGGGCGAACGACACCAGGTCCCCCACTCGCTCGGACGCCGCGCTGCTCCGGGAC comes from Phycisphaeraceae bacterium and encodes:
- the ybeY gene encoding rRNA maturation RNase YbeY, which encodes MMDGTLTISDRSGPEAGAAVDVADPGGEFPESARRFVQDTAVRAVRHLGAVGEVRVRIVGDEAMAAAHQRYLDDPTTTDVLTFDLTEGRGGAEAPPRLDTDVLVCADVAKREAARRGISPEHEAVLYVLHAILHCLGHDDHTPAGFARMHAAEDGVLSALGVGPVFGVPENRE
- a CDS encoding HlyC/CorC family transporter, with product MSALWVLIASTVLAGMLATLHYALADLARASLEEIASVKNRPAATRRVDAILRDVSGHSRAIAVPMILCLAAAVAAAVEETTNLRSGTGMPVTHADEIIGVLAASLILWVLCVSLPMSIAWHAGERLVYAWSPLVRGIYHLGAPLRALGRFLDEMVKRLAGVQGDTRNEVLQAELMSVVEEGEREGQIDLEQREMIEAVVEFRNLTAKQVMTPRTEIEAFEETNELGAVTRIIKEIGHSRIPVYQGSLDNVVGIFYVKDLMRWLAGDGTHAPGKPFSLRAILRPALFVPETKPVRELLRELLKKKVHIAMVADEFGGTAGLVTIEDMVEEIVGDIRDEYEPTEPEKPDVEVKLHERTAEVDARAYIDDVNDALLPLGWSLPEGDDYDTVGGFVITTLGRIPEQGESFRHDRATVTVLEASPTRVLKVRLEVGQDDDDHHHDEDDEPASRNGGPVPQRPGDRPAEPRTQ